One Ignavibacterium sp. DNA segment encodes these proteins:
- a CDS encoding class I SAM-dependent methyltransferase — protein sequence MKSLEESVITAMDGSDIKIFPYLPYILQDLWELGAIPDTMIKLIKKHFTDYSNLKVLDLGCGKGAVSVKISQQLNCFCYGIDAVQDFITYARQKAKEYSVEQLCRFEVGDIREKVKYISGYDTIILGAIGPVFGDYFTTLNTLSDCLNETGIILIDDSYIEDSSEFTHPLIFKKSDITQQIEKAGMIISETDIFKIDDIKQTNDYMFDKLKARCYELIEKNPDKENLFIDYIKKQEKENVVLENKIIAVTLVIKKKQKL from the coding sequence ATGAAATCGCTGGAAGAAAGTGTAATTACTGCAATGGATGGCTCGGATATTAAGATTTTTCCTTATCTTCCCTATATTTTGCAAGACTTATGGGAGCTCGGAGCCATACCTGATACAATGATAAAATTAATTAAAAAACATTTCACTGATTATAGTAATCTTAAAGTGCTTGATTTAGGCTGCGGAAAAGGTGCTGTTTCAGTAAAAATATCCCAACAACTCAACTGCTTTTGTTATGGAATAGATGCTGTTCAGGATTTTATTACATACGCCCGGCAAAAAGCAAAGGAGTATAGTGTTGAACAACTTTGTAGGTTTGAGGTTGGTGATATCAGAGAAAAAGTTAAATACATATCAGGTTACGATACAATAATTCTGGGAGCTATTGGACCGGTCTTCGGTGATTACTTTACTACCTTAAATACCTTATCTGACTGCCTGAATGAAACGGGAATTATTCTAATTGATGATAGTTATATTGAAGATAGTTCTGAATTTACACATCCCTTGATATTTAAAAAATCCGATATAACACAACAAATCGAAAAAGCAGGAATGATTATTTCAGAAACTGATATTTTTAAAATAGATGATATTAAACAGACTAATGATTATATGTTTGATAAACTAAAAGCAAGATGCTATGAACTAATTGAAAAAAATCCGGATAAAGAAAACTTATTTATTGACTATATAAAAAAGCAGGAGAAAGAAAATGTTGTGCTTGAAAATAAAATAATTGCAGTTACATTGGTGATTAAGAAAAAACAGAAGTTATAA